The following is a genomic window from Flavobacterium crassostreae.
CAGCAGCTTTGTTTACTAAAAATGCAGTAGTTTTATATTTCACAAAATTTTTGCTTACATACAAATACCCTTTATAGTCATTGGAAGCTCCCCACGAGTTTTTAACAATATAATACTCTTTGCCCGTTTGGTCTTTAGAGATACCTACAATATGCATGGCGTGGTCGTCTGTGGTTTGGTAATTGTCAAAAGCTTTCTGACGCATTTCTTCGGTAATATCTAATTCTTGCTTTGGACCATTAAACATGTTTTCCTTTTCGGTAGCTGACATGTCTTCGTAGTTTTTATTAGGTACATACGCAATACCATTTTTCCAGCTAAAACTTTTTTCACTAACATCCGAAGCCCAAGCAACCGTAAAACCGTTCTTTAAAGCGTGGTCAATTATAGCGGTAATGTCATTCATCTTAATGTTATACACCAAATCAAAAGACCAGTTGTCTGGAACCATCATCATGGTTTTTTCGTAGTATGGCTCTGTGGTATACGATCCAAACTCAATGTATTCTTCAGGTTGTATGCCTACAACTTCTTTTGCAAATGTTTGTGGTGTGTAGGATTTGCCTTTGTAGTTAAATGTTTTTGGTACCTCGCCCAAGTAGGTATCTAGTACTGCAGCGTAGGCTTTTTCCCAATTAGGGGTAAGCTCTCCATTTGGATTTTTTACTACGGCGGCTAATAAGGCTTGCGTGATGCTTGCCATTTCGGCAAATTTGTTTTTGGAAGTACCGTAGTTTAAACCAGTATAAACCTCTTGTGGCACAGCACCATATTTTTTGTACATATTGATAACATCGTGTAGTTCTCCACCGTCTCCTAGAGTAACAGCACCATGCATGCGTACGTAATTTTTACCTTTTTCAAGATATGCATTACGAGCAGAAAATACTTGAGAGATCTCTACAGGTTGTTTACCTAACCGAATCATTTCGGATTCTAAATACGAGTTAGTTGAGTAACTCCAGCAGGTTCCTGAAGATCCTTGGTTTTTGATAGAGGTATTGGCAAGATTGATAACGTCTGTAAATTTAAAGCTTTCTACACTTTTTTCGCTGGCATTTACTTTAAGCGAATTGACTAAGCCATCTTGTGCGTTCATGGAGCTCATCCCTAATAGGAATGCCGAAACTACAAATGCTTTTTTAAATTGAAATGGATGCATGTTTTGATTTTTAATAATTAATTATAAGGGTGTTAAATTTAGGGTATTATAAGGTTTCTTTAAGCCATTTAAAAAATTCTTTTTGCCATACTTGTGCATTTTGGGGCTTTAGGATCCAGTGATTTTCTTCCGGAAAATATAAAAGTTTGCTTTTAATACCACGCAATTGTGCTGCCTGAAAAGCTTCTAAGCCTTGTCCAATTGGCACTCTAAAATCTTTTCCTCCTTGAATGATCAAAATGGGTTGGTTCCATTTTTCTACCAATTGGATCGGATTAAAAGTGGTATAGCTTTTTTGAGCCACAGCATTCTCTTTTTCCCAATAAGGGCCTCCAAAATCCCAGTTACTAAAGAAAACTTCTTCGGTGGTTCCATACATACTTTGGGTATTAAATACGCCGTCATGGGCTATAAAACTCTTAAAACGGTTGTTGTGAATACCGGCAAGGTAAAAAACAGAATAGCCGCCGTAACTAGCTCCAATGCATCCCAAACGATTTTTGTCTACATAGTTTTCTGTGGCAACAGCATCCATAGCAGCTAAGTAATCGTCCATAACCTGGCCGCCCCAATCTTTACTAATTTGCTCATTCCAGGCTACGCCGTGTCCGGGCATACCTCTACGATTAGGTGCCACAACAATATATCCTTTTGCAGCCATTAGCTGAAAATTCCAACGGAACGAATAGAATTGTGTTAACGCACTCTGTGGGCCTCCTTGACAATATAAAAGTGTTGGGTATTTTTTGGTAGCATCAAAATTTGGTGGCAAAACAACCCAAACCAACATTTTTTTGCCATCGGTAGTGGTTACATATCTTTTTTCAGTTTTGCTCAAGGCTAAAGTATCATAAATAGCCGAGTTTACAGTCGTGATTTGCTTCCAAGAATTCTTTTTAAGGTGGTAAGAAAATATTTCGGAAGCATGATTCATATCTGCGCGTGTCACAACTAGCATGTCTTGCGTAATGCCAATAATTTCATTTACATCAAAATCTCCTTTGGTAATTTGAGTAACCCGTATAGCAATTTTGGTAAGCCCCGGAAAGTTTACTTCAAATACTTGCTTGGTGCCATCAACAGGTGCAATAAAGTATATTTTGCTGCCATCTGCACTCCATGTAAAACTATCCACGGTTCCGTCCCAATTTGCAGTAAGATTTATTTTGCTGCCTTTAAAGGCAACGATAATATCGTTTTTGTCTGCCTCAAAACCATCGCGTTGCATTTGTAACCAACTAAGGTTTCCGGTAGGCGAAAATTGAGGAGCCATGTCATAGCCTAAATTTCCTTCGGTTCTGTTGGTTGTTTCTCCAGTTTGTAGGTGGTATTCAAAAATATCTGTGTTGGTGGACACCGCATATTGCGTTCCAGATTTTTTCTTGGCTACATACAAAATACTTTTGCTATCTGGAGACCAGATATAATCCTCGTCGCCACCAAATGGTTTTTGTGGACTATCATAGGCTTGGTCTTTTAAAAGATCCACTCCGGTAGCATTCTCTTTATTTTCTTTATAAAAAACATGATTGAATTTTCCTTCATTCCAAGTGTCCCAATGGCGGTAATCCAGACCATCATAAATTTGTACCTCAGACTTGTCTAAATCCGGATAAAAATCCTTGCCATTTACTGCCTTAACCTTCACCTCCTGGTTATAAACGAGATATTTTGCGTCTGGAGAAATGTTTTTATCCGCAACCCATACTTTAGGATCTTTAATTTCCACTGCTTTTCCGCCAGTTACCGCAATGGTATAATACGCAGAAGAGAGCTTATCTTCGGCAACAGAAGGTGTACTTACCTTATAAACGATGTTTTTTGCATCTTTAGTAAGTCCAATAGGAGAGACTCTCCCTAGCTTCCAGAGTAATTCTGGAGACATTACATTTTGGCTCATGGCACTTAAACCTATCATTGTTAGTGTTGTAAGAAGAATTTTTTTCATGTAAATAAATTTATTTTTGGTTTTTAAAAGTACAATTTTATTCTAAAACCAAGACACACATTTTGTTAACTATTTCTAAAGGGTATACTCTAGCATCTATGCCTTATTTTTTATATTAAAAAAAAACCAATCCCAACAACCAACAACCTGGATAGATTTTTAAATAAAACAACAACGGTACCTTAGCAGGGAAAATTGTATAAAATAAATAAAAACAAGGCTTAAAAACAGTAATTTTGCGGGCTCCTAATTTTCAGATAGGGAACCCAGTTTAAGCAAGAAATATTTTAAAAAAAAAGAATCCCTAGTTATAGAATGGCAACAAAAACACCCCCCAGAAAAGCCCCAGTCAAAAAAAGCAGTAAAAAAAAACCAACAAGTTTTAAAACCAAATGCCTTCGCTTTCTATTTAAAGCAATAGTGCTTTTTGTGGTAGTTTCCTTATTTTTGGTGGTGTTTTTTAAATTTGTGCCCGTACCCTTTACGCCATTGATGGCCATAAGAGCCATAGAACACCAAAAAGCCAACAAAGAAGCCGTTTGTAGCCACGATTGGGAACCACTTGAAAATATTTCCATCCATTTACAAAAAGCAGTTATAGCCAGCGAAGATGGAACCTTTTTGACCCATAACGGTTTTGATTTTGGCGCCATGCAAAAAGCGTACAAAAACAACGAACGCGGACGCAAGATAAAAGGAGGCAGCACCATATCCCAACAAACAGCCAAAAACGTTTTTTTGTGGCAAGGCCGAAGTTATCTTCGCAAAGGTCTAGAGGCTTATTTTACTGTTTTGATAGAAGCCATTTGGGGCAAAAAACGCATCATGGAAGTGTATTTAAACAGTATCGAAATGGGAGACGGCGTGTACGGCGCACAAGCAGCCGCAGCCCATTGGTACCGCAAGGATGCCGCAAACCTCACCCCAAGACAAGCAGCCGGAATAGCAGCCATATTGCCTAATCCTCGCAGATTTACCGCAACAAGTTCTTCGTCTTACATCAATAACAGAAAAACCAAGATCATGAGAGTAATGCAAACAGTAGGCAAAATAAACTATTAATTCCACTCCCCAATACAACATGCCTTTGCCATAAAGCAATCCGTTTATTGTTTTGACAGAACTAAAATAACCAAGCACAAAAAAACCGTAAATCCAAAATAGATTTACGGTTTTTGTTTGTGGAGAATACCGGATTCGAACCGGTCACCCCTTGCCTGCCAGGCAAGTACTCTAGCCAAATGAGCTAATCCCCCAAATAGAGCTGCAAATATAACATTATTTTGGATTCAAAAACAAATAAAAAAAAATTTCTACACAAATAAGTGTTTTATACTCTAAGTAATAATTTTAACTTTACAACAAAACAATACCATGACCCAAACCAGATCACACGGTACCATCACCACCGCAATTCAGCACCAAATTGCCACCATAGAATTTGCACATCCCGCCAGCAACTCCTTTGAGCGCACCCAACTAGACGCCTTAACCCACAGCTTTCAAGAACTAAGCAACAACCCCAACGTATCGGTAATAGTACTGCAAAGTCAAGGCACAGGCGCCTTTTGCGCAGGCGCCTCCTTCAAAGAATTACTAGCAGTAACCACCCCAGAACAAGGTCGCAACTTCTTCTCTGGCTTTGCCCACTTAATCCAAGCCATGCGAGACTGCCCCAAAATCATCCTAGGGCGCATCCACGGCAAAGCAGTAGGCGGAGGCGTAGGCATTATAGCCGCCTGTGACTACACCCTAGCCACCACCAACGCCAGCATCAAACTCTCCGAACTCGCCATAGGCATCGGGCCCTTTGTCATAGAACCCGCCGTAAGCCACAAAATAGGCAAAACCGCCATGGCCGCCATGACCCTAGAGCCAGACCAATGGCAAAGCCCCCAATGGGCCCACCAAAAAGGCCTCTACACCCAACTACACCAAGACCAACCTAGCCTAGACCAAGCAGTAGCAGAACGCGCCGCCAAACTCGCCAGCTACAACCCAGAGGCACTAACCCAGCTCAAAAAAATACTCTGGCACAACACCCCAAACTGGGAGCAACTCATGCTAGAACGCGCCACCATATCCGGACAACTAGTCCTGTCCCAGCACACCAAAACCGCCCTAGAACAATTCAAAAAATAAGTCCAACAAAATTTTTATTTGGAGCCAAAACCTGCTCTACGCTGTATCTATCGTGGCGAACCCCGCCACAATAGGATGCCGCTACGATCAGGGCTACAGCCACCCAAAGACCAAAAGCCAAGATTTGCAGACCATTTCTCAACACAAATCACTAAATTTACACCCAAAAGTACACCCAGATGAGCAATATCAGAATAACAAAACAATTTAATTTCGAAACCGGACACGCCCTATACGGCTATGACGGCAAGTGCAAAAATGTTCACGGCCACAGCTACAAACTCTCCGTGACCGTAATAGGCCGCCCCATCACCAACAGAGAAGACGCAAAATTCGGAATGGTAATTGATTTTTCGGACCTAAAAAAAATCGTAAAAGAAGAAATAGTAGACCAATTTGACCACGCCACCGTCTTTAACCAAACCACCCCGCATATAGAGCTAGCCATGGAGCTCAAAAAACGCGGCCACCACGTTATCCTAGTAGACTACCAACCCACCAGCGAAAACATGGTAATCGATTTTGCCCAAAGAATAAAAAGCAGACTACCGATAGGCATCCAGCTATTTTCCCTAAAATTACAAGAAACAGAATCATCCTTTGCAGAATGGTTTGCAAGCGATAATATATAATTCCATTGACACCTTAGTTTAATGAAACTACCCCATAACAAAAAAGTATACTTTGCTTCTGATCAGCATTTTGGAGCGCCAACACCAGAATTGAGTTTTCCTAGAGAAAAGAAATTTGTAGCATGGCTCGACCAAATAAAGACAGACGCCGAAGCAATTTTTTTGGTAGGCGATTTGTTTGATTTTTGGTTTGAATACCAAACCGTAGTCCCAAAGGGTTTTGTACGCGTATTGGGCAAACTAGCCGAAATACGAGACAGCGGCATTCCGATTTACTTCTTTGTAGGCAACCATGATCTATGGATGCACGGCTATTTTGAGAAAGAATTGAATATCCCAGTATATCATGACAACCAAGAGTTTAACTTTTGGGGCACCAGCTTTTTGATAGGCCACGGAGATGGAAAAGGCCCGGGAGACATGGGGTACAAACGCATGAAAAAAGTATTCACCCATCCGTTTTCTAAATGGTTATTTGGATGGTTGCATCCAGATATTGGCGTGCGTTTGGCACAATACCTATCGGTAAAAAATAAATTGATCTCCGGAGACGAAGACATCACCTTTTTGGGAGAAGACAACGAGTGGTTGATCCTATATGCCAAAAAGAAACTAGAAACCAAACACTACAACTACTTGGTTTTTGGACACCGTCACTTACCCATGAAAGTCACCATAGGCCAAGATTCGCACTATGTCAATCTAGGAGATTGGATTAGTTATTTTACCTACGGTGTTTTTGACGGCCAAACCTTTGAGATCCAAAAATACCAATAAACTCTCTTGGAGTTAATTTCGACCAATTCCATTACAATATTCCTCCAAATTTATTTTAAATAAAGTGCCCTCCACAAGATCTTTAATTGCTTTTAACTCACGCATCGAAACCGCTAAATCAATTTGAGAACAAGGCGTTTTTAATAAAAACTTGTAGCAATTATTCTTTAGCGGACAGCCATCACAGCATTTGTTTAATTGGTAACTTTCGTCAATACAGCCTCTAAATAGTTGCAACTCTTGTCTGGTAAAATAAAAACCGGTTTCTCTAAAAATCAATTGGATGCAGTGGGTTAGGACCTCGTTTTCTTTTTTCCAAAAAAAAGAAGTGCCAGAATTGTTGTAATAAATTTGCTTCATTTCGTCCATAAGAATTCATTTGCAACAAAGATACTAATTATTTAGATTTATTCTAAATAAAAAAACATTAATCTTCTTTCTCATGCTCTTCTATGTCTTTGGTAAGGTCTAGTTTTCTAAAAGTAGGAGAGATTATTCCTGTAGTAAGCACTACAAAAAGCGTCATGGTGCCTCCAAAAACTACCGCCGTTACCGTTCCCATTAATTTGGCAGTTAAGCCACTTTCAAAAGCGCCCAACTCATTCGAAGATCCCACAAACATAGAATTTACCGAAGCCACACGACCACGCATAGAATCGGGGGTTTTTAGTTGCAAAATAGTTTGTCTAATTACCATTGAAATTCCATCAAATACCCCGCTAAAAAACAAAGCAAGCAAAGAGACCCAAAATATAGTAGAAAGACCAAAAACAATAATACTAACTCCAAAGGCAAATATGGCAACCAATAATTTCATTCCTGCATTTTTGCTTAAAGGCACATAGGCAGTAATGAGCATGGTGATCAAAGCCCCAATAGCAGGGGCGGCTCTCAAAAAGCCAAATCCTTCGGGCCCTACTTTTAAAATATCTTGTGCAAAAATGGGTAACAAAGCCACGGCGCCACCAAATAAAACAGCCACCATATCTAGAGTTATGGCTCCTAAAATGGTTTTATTGTTAAAAACAAATCGGATGCCTTCGGTTAAACTCTGCATCACTGGCTCGCCAATTTTTGGATTCAAAATAGGCTTAGGATCAATTTGAGATAAGGCAATTAATGCTACAACCGAACAGGCAAAAACCGAACACAATGACCAATGAACACCGATCCAGGTAATAAAAAAACCGGCAACCGCTGGTCCCAAAACGGTAGCTGCTTGCCAAATAGAGCTACTCCATGTAGCGGCATTAGGATAGGCTTTTTTGGGTATGAGCAAAGCCAAAAAAGAAAAAATAGTAGGTCCCAAAAATGCCCGAACCAAACCGCCTAAAAAAACCATAAAATAAATAGCATACAAAATAGTTTGGGTATCCAAACCAGAAACTATTTCAGGCCAAGTCAGCAAAAAAAGACCAAAACTAATAATCGAGAATGCCAGAATACATTTTACCAATAATCCTTTTTTTTCTTTTTGATCCACAATATGCCCAGCAAATAAGGCCATGGATACTGCCGGAA
Proteins encoded in this region:
- a CDS encoding MFS transporter — its product is MSANKLPKKDPYAALRFREFSLFLVMRFAMVFAWSMQFIVIEWQVYSITKDPLSLGIIGLMEVIPAVSMALFAGHIVDQKEKKGLLVKCILAFSIISFGLFLLTWPEIVSGLDTQTILYAIYFMVFLGGLVRAFLGPTIFSFLALLIPKKAYPNAATWSSSIWQAATVLGPAVAGFFITWIGVHWSLCSVFACSVVALIALSQIDPKPILNPKIGEPVMQSLTEGIRFVFNNKTILGAITLDMVAVLFGGAVALLPIFAQDILKVGPEGFGFLRAAPAIGALITMLITAYVPLSKNAGMKLLVAIFAFGVSIIVFGLSTIFWVSLLALFFSGVFDGISMVIRQTILQLKTPDSMRGRVASVNSMFVGSSNELGAFESGLTAKLMGTVTAVVFGGTMTLFVVLTTGIISPTFRKLDLTKDIEEHEKED
- the mtgA gene encoding monofunctional biosynthetic peptidoglycan transglycosylase, producing the protein MATKTPPRKAPVKKSSKKKPTSFKTKCLRFLFKAIVLFVVVSLFLVVFFKFVPVPFTPLMAIRAIEHQKANKEAVCSHDWEPLENISIHLQKAVIASEDGTFLTHNGFDFGAMQKAYKNNERGRKIKGGSTISQQTAKNVFLWQGRSYLRKGLEAYFTVLIEAIWGKKRIMEVYLNSIEMGDGVYGAQAAAAHWYRKDAANLTPRQAAGIAAILPNPRRFTATSSSSYINNRKTKIMRVMQTVGKINY
- a CDS encoding UDP-2,3-diacylglucosamine diphosphatase; amino-acid sequence: MKLPHNKKVYFASDQHFGAPTPELSFPREKKFVAWLDQIKTDAEAIFLVGDLFDFWFEYQTVVPKGFVRVLGKLAEIRDSGIPIYFFVGNHDLWMHGYFEKELNIPVYHDNQEFNFWGTSFLIGHGDGKGPGDMGYKRMKKVFTHPFSKWLFGWLHPDIGVRLAQYLSVKNKLISGDEDITFLGEDNEWLILYAKKKLETKHYNYLVFGHRHLPMKVTIGQDSHYVNLGDWISYFTYGVFDGQTFEIQKYQ
- a CDS encoding aminopeptidase C, with protein sequence MHPFQFKKAFVVSAFLLGMSSMNAQDGLVNSLKVNASEKSVESFKFTDVINLANTSIKNQGSSGTCWSYSTNSYLESEMIRLGKQPVEISQVFSARNAYLEKGKNYVRMHGAVTLGDGGELHDVINMYKKYGAVPQEVYTGLNYGTSKNKFAEMASITQALLAAVVKNPNGELTPNWEKAYAAVLDTYLGEVPKTFNYKGKSYTPQTFAKEVVGIQPEEYIEFGSYTTEPYYEKTMMMVPDNWSFDLVYNIKMNDITAIIDHALKNGFTVAWASDVSEKSFSWKNGIAYVPNKNYEDMSATEKENMFNGPKQELDITEEMRQKAFDNYQTTDDHAMHIVGISKDQTGKEYYIVKNSWGASNDYKGYLYVSKNFVKYKTTAFLVNKAAVPNDIAKKLKL
- a CDS encoding 6-pyruvoyl trahydropterin synthase family protein, with protein sequence MSNIRITKQFNFETGHALYGYDGKCKNVHGHSYKLSVTVIGRPITNREDAKFGMVIDFSDLKKIVKEEIVDQFDHATVFNQTTPHIELAMELKKRGHHVILVDYQPTSENMVIDFAQRIKSRLPIGIQLFSLKLQETESSFAEWFASDNI
- a CDS encoding S9 family peptidase — encoded protein: MKKILLTTLTMIGLSAMSQNVMSPELLWKLGRVSPIGLTKDAKNIVYKVSTPSVAEDKLSSAYYTIAVTGGKAVEIKDPKVWVADKNISPDAKYLVYNQEVKVKAVNGKDFYPDLDKSEVQIYDGLDYRHWDTWNEGKFNHVFYKENKENATGVDLLKDQAYDSPQKPFGGDEDYIWSPDSKSILYVAKKKSGTQYAVSTNTDIFEYHLQTGETTNRTEGNLGYDMAPQFSPTGNLSWLQMQRDGFEADKNDIIVAFKGSKINLTANWDGTVDSFTWSADGSKIYFIAPVDGTKQVFEVNFPGLTKIAIRVTQITKGDFDVNEIIGITQDMLVVTRADMNHASEIFSYHLKKNSWKQITTVNSAIYDTLALSKTEKRYVTTTDGKKMLVWVVLPPNFDATKKYPTLLYCQGGPQSALTQFYSFRWNFQLMAAKGYIVVAPNRRGMPGHGVAWNEQISKDWGGQVMDDYLAAMDAVATENYVDKNRLGCIGASYGGYSVFYLAGIHNNRFKSFIAHDGVFNTQSMYGTTEEVFFSNWDFGGPYWEKENAVAQKSYTTFNPIQLVEKWNQPILIIQGGKDFRVPIGQGLEAFQAAQLRGIKSKLLYFPEENHWILKPQNAQVWQKEFFKWLKETL
- a CDS encoding enoyl-CoA hydratase/isomerase family protein; this translates as MTQTRSHGTITTAIQHQIATIEFAHPASNSFERTQLDALTHSFQELSNNPNVSVIVLQSQGTGAFCAGASFKELLAVTTPEQGRNFFSGFAHLIQAMRDCPKIILGRIHGKAVGGGVGIIAACDYTLATTNASIKLSELAIGIGPFVIEPAVSHKIGKTAMAAMTLEPDQWQSPQWAHQKGLYTQLHQDQPSLDQAVAERAAKLASYNPEALTQLKKILWHNTPNWEQLMLERATISGQLVLSQHTKTALEQFKK